The Thermoflavifilum sp. genome contains a region encoding:
- the purB gene encoding adenylosuccinate lyase, with amino-acid sequence MSDMLTPLTAISPIDGRYFEEVSVLSEYFSEYALIRYRVQVEVLYFLALADAGIFDLPETARPALLALFEQFAEADAREVKHIEQTTRHDVKAVEYFVKQRLDGLGLSAYREWVHFALTSQDINNTAIPLLWKKALEEQYWPACQQLIDALERKAGLWTDIPMLARTHGQPASPTRLGKEIRVFIERLRGQMRLLQAIPFTAKFGGATGNFNAHHVAFPDINWEDFADRFVGDTLGLTRIRYTTQIEPYDHLAAQCDALRRINNILIDFCRDMWLYIAFDYFHQQVNAGEVGSSAMPHKVNPIDFENAEGNLGWANAGWDHLANKLPISRLQRDLTDSTVLRNLGVPFAHTLLAFSSIQKGWARLQLHTEKIQDDLQQNWVVVAEAIQTLLRKAGYPEPYEQLKALTRGQKLDQQAIHQFIDQLQIPASLKHQMKQITPWNYTGIVQ; translated from the coding sequence ATGAGTGATATGCTAACTCCCCTTACGGCCATCTCACCTATTGATGGTCGCTATTTCGAAGAGGTATCTGTATTAAGTGAATATTTTTCCGAGTACGCGTTGATACGCTACCGTGTTCAGGTAGAAGTACTGTATTTTCTGGCCCTGGCCGATGCGGGCATATTCGATCTTCCGGAAACGGCCAGGCCCGCCTTATTAGCTTTATTTGAACAATTTGCTGAAGCCGATGCCCGTGAGGTGAAACACATCGAACAAACCACCCGACATGATGTGAAAGCCGTGGAATATTTCGTTAAACAACGACTCGACGGGCTGGGGCTGTCGGCCTACCGGGAATGGGTACATTTTGCCCTGACTTCGCAGGATATCAACAATACGGCGATTCCGCTGCTCTGGAAAAAAGCTCTCGAAGAGCAATACTGGCCTGCCTGCCAGCAGCTCATCGATGCGCTGGAACGCAAAGCCGGGCTCTGGACCGATATACCCATGCTGGCGCGTACACACGGACAGCCTGCATCGCCTACCCGCCTGGGTAAAGAAATTCGGGTCTTCATCGAACGGCTGCGCGGGCAGATGCGTTTACTGCAGGCTATTCCCTTCACGGCCAAATTCGGCGGGGCCACCGGTAATTTCAACGCCCATCATGTAGCTTTCCCCGATATCAACTGGGAAGACTTTGCCGATCGTTTTGTGGGCGACACCCTGGGGCTGACCCGCATCCGCTATACCACACAAATTGAGCCCTACGACCACCTGGCCGCCCAATGCGACGCCCTACGCCGCATCAATAACATCCTGATTGATTTTTGTCGCGATATGTGGCTCTACATCGCTTTCGATTATTTCCATCAACAGGTAAACGCCGGCGAAGTGGGCTCTTCGGCTATGCCGCATAAGGTGAATCCCATCGACTTCGAAAACGCCGAAGGCAACCTCGGCTGGGCCAACGCCGGCTGGGATCATCTGGCCAACAAACTGCCCATCTCCCGGCTGCAACGCGACCTGACCGACTCCACCGTACTGCGCAACTTAGGCGTACCCTTCGCACACACCCTGCTGGCTTTTTCTTCGATACAAAAAGGATGGGCCCGCCTGCAATTGCACACAGAAAAAATTCAGGATGACCTCCAGCAGAACTGGGTAGTGGTGGCCGAAGCCATCCAGACACTGCTGCGCAAAGCAGGCTATCCGGAACCTTATGAACAGCTTAAAGCGCTG